Proteins co-encoded in one Patescibacteria group bacterium genomic window:
- a CDS encoding reverse transcriptase/maturase family protein has translation RERERERERERERERERVKPYLGVFSFQNLLTAYYQCRKRKRKTINAAKFELNFEERLLQLEQELKTHSYQPGQSIYFVITNPKPREVFAADFRDRVIHHLLVNYLEPIWEKKFIHHSYSCRAGKGAHYAIKDLKRFSRKVSNNFSQSAYYLQADVSAFFMSIKKALLFNLIKRHTKHPEILWLTKQIIFQDPIKNFYQKGDPNLSRLIPSHKSLFEVPEGQGLPIGNLTSQFFANVYLNELDQFAKHQLKIKYYLRYVDDIVILHQNPEQLKIWHQKLNQFLKEKLKLHFHPKKSVLQSIYRGINFVGFIIKPHYSLVRRKTVGNLKRKLWQFNQAPLPETAEIFNEQLQQILAVINSYYGQFKHSHTFNLRKSIYQKHFRILKSYLKPADQNFSHFKIKNIPQRETQ, from the coding sequence AGAGAGAGAGAGAGAGAGAGAGAGAGAGAGAGAGAGAGAGAGAGAGAGAGAGTTAAGCCATATTTGGGAGTTTTTTCCTTTCAAAATCTCCTTACTGCCTATTATCAATGCCGCAAGCGCAAAAGAAAAACCATCAACGCCGCCAAATTTGAATTAAATTTTGAAGAACGACTGCTTCAACTTGAACAAGAATTAAAAACCCATTCATACCAGCCTGGACAATCAATCTATTTTGTTATCACCAATCCAAAACCCCGAGAGGTTTTTGCCGCTGATTTCCGCGATAGAGTTATTCATCATCTTTTGGTTAATTATTTAGAGCCGATTTGGGAGAAAAAATTCATTCATCATTCTTATTCTTGCCGCGCGGGCAAGGGCGCTCATTACGCTATCAAAGATTTGAAAAGATTTTCAAGGAAAGTCAGTAATAATTTCTCCCAGTCGGCTTATTATCTCCAAGCCGATGTTTCGGCTTTTTTTATGTCCATTAAAAAAGCTCTTCTTTTTAATCTTATTAAACGCCACACTAAACATCCAGAAATTTTATGGCTAACCAAGCAAATCATTTTTCAAGACCCGATTAAAAACTTTTATCAAAAGGGCGACCCAAATCTTTCCCGCCTCATTCCTTCCCACAAATCGCTTTTCGAAGTTCCCGAAGGGCAAGGTCTGCCAATTGGCAATCTCACTTCTCAATTCTTCGCCAATGTTTATTTAAACGAACTAGACCAATTCGCCAAACACCAATTAAAAATCAAGTATTATCTCCGTTATGTTGACGACATAGTTATCTTGCATCAAAACCCAGAACAACTTAAAATCTGGCATCAAAAACTTAATCAATTTCTTAAAGAAAAATTAAAACTTCATTTCCACCCTAAAAAGTCGGTTCTCCAGTCAATTTATAGAGGCATCAACTTTGTCGGTTTTATTATTAAGCCCCATTATTCGCTCGTCCGAAGAAAAACTGTTGGAAACCTAAAAAGAAAACTATGGCAATTTAATCAGGCGCCCCTTCCCGAAACCGCTGAAATTTTTAATGAACAATTACAGCAAATCTTAGCCGTTATCAATTCCTATTACGGACAATTCAAGCATAGCCATACTTTCAATCTTAGAAAATCAATCTATCAAAAACACTTTAGAATTCTAAAAAGTTATCTTAAACCAGCAGACCAAAACTTCAGTCATTTTAAGATTAAAAATATCCCACAAAGAGAAACTCAATGA
- a CDS encoding GIY-YIG nuclease family protein → MYYVYVLQSLKDSYFYVGYTKDLIVRLEKHKNGKVKSTENRRPLKLIYYEACLNQQDATHREKYLKTAWGKRYIKNRSKNYLTG, encoded by the coding sequence ATGTATTATGTTTATGTATTACAAAGTTTAAAAGATAGCTATTTTTATGTTGGTTATACTAAAGATTTAATTGTTAGATTAGAAAAACACAAAAATGGAAAAGTAAAATCTACCGAAAATAGAAGACCACTAAAATTAATTTATTACGAAGCATGTTTAAATCAGCAAGATGCAACGCACAGAGAAAAGTACTTGAAAACAGCGTGGGGTAAAAGGTATATTAAGAATAGATCAAAAAATTATCTAACGGGGTGA
- a CDS encoding four helix bundle protein, whose product MSRYIHLPIFQKGYDLNLEVYRATHNFPREYKYSLGQKLKETASELLDWIIITNSKEDKGIYFPEINTRIERLRIHLRVAYDLKIINVKKLEFLNRFLEEISKQVSGWEKWFFENLPR is encoded by the coding sequence ATGTCGCGCTATATTCATTTGCCAATTTTTCAAAAGGGATATGATTTAAACCTTGAAGTTTATCGCGCGACGCATAATTTTCCCAGAGAATATAAATATTCCTTAGGCCAAAAATTAAAAGAAACAGCCAGCGAACTTTTGGATTGGATTATTATAACCAATTCCAAAGAGGATAAGGGGATTTATTTTCCGGAAATAAACACGAGAATTGAACGATTAAGAATTCATTTAAGGGTGGCTTACGATTTGAAAATAATTAATGTTAAAAAATTAGAATTTTTAAACCGTTTTTTAGAGGAAATTTCCAAACAAGTATCCGGTTGGGAAAAGTGGTTCTTTGAAAATTTACCCCGTTAG
- a CDS encoding GxxExxY protein, which translates to MIEERQNTNKVIYKRLSYKIVGVLFDVYNELGYGYQEKYYEKAIEKYFIAEKIKFRRQAPYKISVKNEVIGRYYLDFIIEDKIVLEIKKGNYFSKRNIEQVKGYLKATDMKLAILANFTSNGVKFFRVLSPRNL; encoded by the coding sequence ATGATAGAAGAAAGACAAAACACAAACAAAGTAATTTATAAAAGATTAAGCTATAAAATTGTCGGTGTATTATTTGATGTCTATAATGAATTAGGTTACGGCTATCAAGAAAAGTATTACGAAAAAGCGATAGAAAAATATTTTATTGCGGAAAAGATAAAATTTAGAAGACAAGCTCCTTATAAAATATCCGTTAAAAATGAAGTTATAGGCAGATATTATTTAGATTTTATTATTGAGGATAAAATAGTACTTGAAATCAAAAAAGGGAATTACTTTTCAAAGAGAAATATAGAACAAGTCAAGGGATATTTAAAAGCAACAGATATGAAGTTGGCAATACTTGCTAATTTTACATCAAACGGTGTTAAATTTTTTAGAGTTCTATCTCCCAGAAATTTGTAG
- a CDS encoding DUF1566 domain-containing protein, whose amino-acid sequence MAKKFKKGRLSKIIFAHKPGLWSLMIVIIISIMAVYTIVRAGDLEPSASPAGTMHSLLEMAAKDINDTFDRTTDSLEAMSEAIASLAANIWDKATSELTTAGSIGKLIVDNMDMTAATSTDTLFGWFKTTYNYTAPSSTALTTNTWTDARANYLDLLNSDLRFLISSSTASTTPFAGSIAYHLGSSTVATSTDTLFGWFKTNYDYTAPSSTALTTNTWTDARAGYLDALAQSGYSSTTIAANIDGNILERLEYLNNRSMFSVVNIKNGSATSPATDFAFYTQALGGVDDYNDNGARPTDSFAASWTQCAAANNYCKTGDSTACTGDVCYQDNNTGQIWSDYLDSGTNHNWWWANNCWAPGSWANPGTCTADGDDACQCVTATSTPNITGCKAIGDGNWRLPHQKELMQAYIDGSWGNLPHANFNFWSATTKSYSTHSAWYTDLRHGSTDTNLKTNEYDSRCVR is encoded by the coding sequence ATGGCAAAAAAATTTAAAAAAGGGCGCTTGAGCAAGATTATCTTCGCCCATAAACCAGGTTTATGGAGTTTAATGATTGTGATTATTATTTCCATAATGGCTGTTTATACGATTGTTAGAGCAGGGGATTTAGAGCCCTCGGCGAGTCCGGCGGGGACAATGCATTCTCTTTTAGAAATGGCGGCGAAAGATATTAATGACACTTTTGACCGAACGACGGATAGTTTGGAGGCGATGAGCGAAGCGATAGCGAGTTTGGCCGCCAATATCTGGGACAAAGCGACTTCGGAATTGACTACTGCCGGAAGCATTGGCAAACTGATTGTGGATAATATGGATATGACCGCCGCCACCAGCACTGATACGCTTTTTGGCTGGTTCAAGACAACTTATAATTACACCGCTCCTTCTTCAACCGCCTTAACGACCAATACTTGGACAGACGCAAGAGCCAATTATTTAGATTTGCTTAATTCAGATTTGAGATTTTTAATTTCAAGTTCAACCGCTTCAACCACTCCGTTCGCCGGCAGTATCGCTTATCATCTCGGCTCTTCCACGGTTGCCACCAGCACCGATACGCTTTTTGGCTGGTTTAAAACCAATTATGATTACACAGCGCCTTCTTCAACCGCTTTAACAACCAACACTTGGACAGACGCGCGGGCGGGTTATTTAGACGCGCTCGCTCAGTCGGGCTACAGTTCAACCACAATAGCCGCCAATATAGATGGAAATATTTTAGAGCGGCTGGAATATTTGAATAACAGAAGTATGTTTTCGGTTGTGAATATAAAAAACGGCTCGGCGACTAGTCCCGCGACTGATTTCGCTTTTTACACGCAGGCCTTAGGCGGGGTAGATGATTATAATGATAATGGCGCAAGACCGACTGACAGTTTTGCCGCTTCTTGGACACAATGCGCCGCGGCCAATAATTATTGCAAAACAGGAGATTCTACGGCATGTACGGGCGATGTTTGTTATCAAGATAATAATACGGGTCAGATTTGGTCTGATTATTTAGATAGCGGGACCAATCATAATTGGTGGTGGGCGAATAATTGCTGGGCGCCAGGAAGTTGGGCAAATCCGGGAACTTGTACCGCCGATGGCGATGACGCTTGTCAATGCGTCACCGCGACCAGCACGCCGAATATTACAGGTTGCAAAGCCATAGGAGACGGTAATTGGCGTTTGCCGCACCAAAAGGAGTTAATGCAGGCCTATATTGACGGTTCCTGGGGGAATCTCCCTCACGCTAACTTCAACTTTTGGTCGGCTACTACTAAATCTTACAGTACCCACAGCGCTTGGTACACGGACTTGCGCCACGGGAGCACGGACACCAATCTTAAGACTAATGAGTATGACTCGCGCTGTGTGCGTTAG
- a CDS encoding ferredoxin, with protein sequence MKIKIDKDKCIGCGSCVAVCSDCFEMDSDNKAVLKDGGDLKCAQEAVDVCPVQAIEVEE encoded by the coding sequence ATGAAAATAAAAATAGACAAAGATAAGTGCATCGGGTGCGGCAGTTGCGTCGCTGTTTGTTCGGACTGTTTTGAGATGGACAGCGATAATAAAGCGGTTCTTAAGGATGGCGGCGATTTGAAATGCGCCCAGGAGGCGGTTGATGTCTGTCCGGTCCAGGCGATTGAGGTTGAAGAATAA